One Candidatus Hydrogenedentota bacterium genomic window carries:
- a CDS encoding YceI family protein: MRLRSSFAFIVLPALFLLSAVCVEATEYAIDPEESVFAAVVHKGGVAARFAHNHFIALEKYEAKLSLDGDDVTKTAFSISFAVNDLAPDKDGPRAKWFPRLQEADVLTEAFSPLDDSDRATIKEHMLAPNQLDGAKYPEIKAELVGIEPKSSSWGKREFGYAATMKVTIHGKTVERGFASDISLKDGVLKVEGVARFEFTEFGIPPYSAFLGTVKNKNAFEIYVNLTAKPKE; this comes from the coding sequence ATGCGTTTACGCAGCAGTTTTGCGTTCATTGTTCTACCCGCGTTGTTTCTGTTATCCGCCGTGTGTGTGGAAGCCACGGAGTATGCGATCGACCCCGAGGAATCGGTGTTCGCGGCGGTGGTGCACAAGGGCGGAGTCGCGGCGCGGTTCGCGCACAACCATTTCATTGCGCTTGAGAAGTACGAGGCTAAGCTGTCGCTTGACGGCGACGACGTGACCAAAACGGCTTTCTCGATTTCGTTTGCAGTGAACGATCTGGCTCCGGACAAGGACGGTCCGCGCGCGAAGTGGTTTCCGCGTTTGCAGGAAGCGGATGTGCTGACCGAGGCGTTCAGTCCGCTTGACGATTCGGATCGGGCGACTATCAAGGAGCACATGCTTGCGCCGAATCAGCTTGACGGGGCGAAATACCCGGAAATCAAGGCGGAGTTGGTCGGCATAGAGCCCAAGTCGTCGTCGTGGGGCAAGCGCGAGTTCGGGTATGCGGCTACGATGAAAGTGACGATTCACGGAAAGACGGTTGAGCGCGGATTTGCGTCGGACATATCGCTGAAAGACGGCGTGTTGAAGGTGGAAGGGGTGGCGCGCTTCGAGTTCACGGAGTTTGGAATCCCGCCGTACTCGGCATTTCTGGGGACGGTCAAGAACAAGAACGCGTTTGAAATCTACGTGAACCTAACGGCCAAACCAAAAGAATAA